The genomic stretch TCCGGATATGGTTCCGTTTGGCGACTACGTCCAAATCGGTCATCGAGCTCGCCTGGGCTGCGGTAGCTGAGGTGCGCGAGTTCTCTGGCCAGACGCAACCCGTGAGCTGGGACAACGCCATAGCGGTAGTAATCTCCACCACAAAAGTTCGGGTCACTCTTGATCATACGGATCTGCAACGATGAGAGTGCGATCTGCTCAGCACTGGCTGCAGCGCCAACGGCAAGCACAACCGCGCGCTCGGCAGCCTCCGGGTAGCTGACCAGCCATTCAAGGACCCGCATTCCTCCCATTGATCCGCCAACGATGGCTGCAAACCGCTCGATGCCAAGCCGTTGTGCTAGTGCGAACTCCACCGCCACCTGATCACGGACGGTGATAGCCGGAAAACGCGACCCATATACCTCTCCGTCCGGCGCTATCGAAGAAGGACCAGTCGTCCCCTGACAGCCACCGAGAACGTTAGGACAGAGCACGAAATACCTATTGGTATCGATCGCCAGTCCTGGTCCAATCAGCCCGTTCCACCAGCCTGGCGTGGGGTGTCCATCCTCCACATCCCCAACTGCGTGTGAATCCCCAGTCAGGGCATGCAGAATGAGCACGGCGTTGGATCGATCTGCGTTCAGTGTGCCCCAGGTCTCATAGGCGACGTCGATGGGCCCAATCGCAGAGCCCATCTCGGTCGTGAAGCTGTCGAAGACGCGCGCAAACTGACGGTGTCCAACAAATAGACCAGCACGCCAAGCTGCGGTGGTCACAGCCTCAACTCTCTTTTGCAGCACGGAAACCAGCCTCCAAGTCAGCCAAGATATCATCAATGGTCTCAAGCCCAATCGAGAGACGGACAAGGTCAGCGCTAACACCAGTAGCGAGACGCTCCGCCTCGGTCAACTGCGAATGGGTTGTCGATGCAGGATGGATAGCCAAACTACGGACATCACCGACGTTCGCAAGATGACTAAAGAGCTCGAGTCCCTCAATAAAGCGCTGACCAGCAGCCTCAGAACCCTTGATCCCAAAACCAATGATCGCTCCCGCTCCGCGAGGTAGGTAGCGCTGCTGACGCTCATGCCATGGGCTCGACTTTAAACCTGCATACGAAACCCAGGCAACCTCATCTCGACTCTCAAGCCACTCTGCCACCGCAAGCGCGTTTGATACATGGCGCTCCATTCTCAGGCTCAAGGTCTCTAGCCCCAAGAGAAACTGAAAGGCGTTGAATGGCGATACCGAGGCTCCTATATCACGCATGTACTGCAGACGTGCCTTGAGAATGTAGCGCGCCGGCCAAAGTGCCTCCGGAAGCTCAGAGTAGATCAGGCCATGGTAACTCTCGTCGGGTTCGGTAAAGTTAGTGAATCGACCCGAATTTTCGTAGTCGAAGGTGCCCCCGTCCACAATCACTCCGCCGAGAGACGTTCCGTGGCCGCCAATGAACTTGGTCGCAGAATGTACAACGATATCCGCGCCATAACGCAAGGGCTGCGCTAGGAACGGAGTTGCAAGGGTGTTATCTACAACCAGCGGAATCCCATGGTCATGAGCCACGCTTGAGATCCCGGCGAAGTCAATAATATCTCCCTTGGGATTGCCAATCGTCTCTGCATAGAAGGCACGAGTCTCAGGGCGAATTGCAGACTCCCACTCTCCCAGATCATCAGGATTGGCGATGAAGGTCGTTTGAATCCCGAGCTTGGCGAGCGTGTAGTGCAACAGGTTATAGCTGCCACCATATAGCGACGAGGAGGCAACGATATGCCCACCTCCTTCGGCTAGGTTCACCAACGCCAGCGTCTCGGCTGCCTGTCCACTTGCAGTGGCGAGCGCTCCTACCCCACCCTCGAGGGCGGCGATCCGGTCTTCAAAAACAGCCTGGGTTGGGTTCCCAAGACGTGTATAGATATTTCCAAGCTCCTCGAGTCCAAAGAGTGCAGCTGCGTGCTTCGTATCGCGAAAGACGTAGCTTGAGGTCTGGTAGATAGGAACGGCGCGCGCTCCCGTGGTAGGGTCGGCGACTGCACCGGCGTGAATCTGTTGTGTCTCAAATCCCCATTGGGACATGGCGGTAATCTCCTTTTAGCGAACAGATCGACCTTGCGATCCTGGTTTCTGTAACTTGACGACGAAAACGTCTAATGCATTGAAATATCGAGTGGTTCCGGCCTGGAGTCACCGCACCGGAACGCTGCAAACCGACAAGAGCTTCAACCCTGGCACTCAATCCTGACTTGCGAACCTCAGTCGGTGCAAGCCTCACAAGATCGAGGGTTATTCAGTATCGAAGCTAAGCTCGGACCATCGAGCACATATCTCCGGGTTCGCGGCGACCGCCTCGCATCTCACGACCACAGGTGCGCCTGGAGCTGGGAGTTCGGGTCTTTCTAGTCAAGGCTCCGCTTATAGAGCACGCGACAAGCTCGTATCCAGGGAGCGGCGCACGAGTCGAAATAACGTTCCTCGACCGCTGATACAAACCCACCGTTCGACCAGTGTCGCTATCAGTAACGTTGTATTTGCCGTTATAACATTGCACTACGCGCCTCCCAAAGTCAATGGGAAACCGAGCTACTAAGCAAAGGCTTCCCGCCTTGCCGATCAACGAGACCGACCAGCTCTTCCTCCGGTAGCACCGTCTTGCGGGAGCGGTTGCCATTCTGTCATGCCGGAGGGCTTAAGACAGAATTCTTGAGCTACAAACAGAATATCGACCATTCGCAAAGATCCTGTAGCGCAACGGAAAATTTATAGCAAAACCAGTCCAATCAGCGCTTCAGCTGCGAAACTAGCTGACCCACAAGTCTTACTATCGAAGTGATACATACTACATCCACTCGTCGTGGTGCGCCCTTGTAAGCCTCTATGCATGACCGTGGTCGACCCTAGAGCCGACCTCTTCTCTTCGAACATTCTCTTCGAACATGGTCAGTCGGTATCTCTTGCCCTCCAATGCCTGGTCTCGACGGACGAGTGAAACTACACAGGATCAGGCACGCACTCAACGAGGCGCCGATACAAGAGCGGGTGTGGGACGGAAAAGGTCGATCGGCAATTATGTTCTTGGCCTCATACTCCGCTCCCACGATCGCTGCTAGGCCTTGGATGCATCTCGCGCCAAGACGAATCGATCCATGGCGTTGGCGAATCCTTCCTCTGAGTTTGAAGTCGTGACCTGATCGGCAGCATGTTGGACCTCTGGTTCAGCGTTACCCATCGCGATCGCCAATCCGGACTTGGTGAACATCTCCACATCATTTGGCATGTCACCAATGGTGGCAATTTGATCGGTATTGAGCTCGTAACATTTAGCCAGATAACTCACCACAGCTCCCTTGTTGGCGAGTGGGTGGGTGATATCGAGATAATAGGGTTGCGAAGCCTCAGCTGTTACCTTATCGCCGAAGGCCTCACGGATCTCGTTGGTCATCTTCGTGATGAGGTTGTGATCGTCGCTGACACCGACTACCTTGACAATCGAACCTGACGGTCTATGTTTGTGGTTCATAACTTCAGGCTCAAACTTCACAGTAGCTGACTCTCTATCCACATGAATGCCATCACGATCTGGAACGTACCATTCCGACCCGGCGTAGAACCAGGTATCGAGCTTCGCTCTGCCAAGGCTATCTACAATCTCTCCCAATACTTGATCGTCAAGGACATGTTGAACCAACGTTTCGAAGGTCGGCGAGACAATCTGACCGCCGTTGAAGGCCGCGAAAGGCAGGGTGATATCTAAAGGCTCGATAAACATCTCCATCCCACGAGGCGGTCGCCCACTGGTAAGCGAGAAGAGGATCTGTGCTTCATGGAGTCGCCTAACCGCCTTCTTGGCTCTGGCGGTGAGTACTTTGTCGTTGGTTACAAGCGTTCCGTCAACATCTGCGAGCACCAAACGAATCGAACTAGTCTCTGTCATATTCACTCCAATCCGCCAATCTGTCGATGGATCATCAGCCCCACGATGCCAACGCG from Ferrimicrobium acidiphilum DSM 19497 encodes the following:
- the metX gene encoding homoserine O-acetyltransferase MetX, giving the protein MLQKRVEAVTTAAWRAGLFVGHRQFARVFDSFTTEMGSAIGPIDVAYETWGTLNADRSNAVLILHALTGDSHAVGDVEDGHPTPGWWNGLIGPGLAIDTNRYFVLCPNVLGGCQGTTGPSSIAPDGEVYGSRFPAITVRDQVAVEFALAQRLGIERFAAIVGGSMGGMRVLEWLVSYPEAAERAVVLAVGAAASAEQIALSSLQIRMIKSDPNFCGGDYYRYGVVPAHGLRLARELAHLSYRSPGELDDRFGRSRQTEPYPEAELHSATEDDSFAVESYLSHHGKKLVQRFDANSYIRLSEAMNHHDVGRGRGGYRDALSRVKARVTVIGISSDRLFPVAQQQAIADALPTCEGFYVVDSEIGHDGFLVEVKAIGDIIRMAL
- a CDS encoding Cof-type HAD-IIB family hydrolase, with translation MTETSSIRLVLADVDGTLVTNDKVLTARAKKAVRRLHEAQILFSLTSGRPPRGMEMFIEPLDITLPFAAFNGGQIVSPTFETLVQHVLDDQVLGEIVDSLGRAKLDTWFYAGSEWYVPDRDGIHVDRESATVKFEPEVMNHKHRPSGSIVKVVGVSDDHNLITKMTNEIREAFGDKVTAEASQPYYLDITHPLANKGAVVSYLAKCYELNTDQIATIGDMPNDVEMFTKSGLAIAMGNAEPEVQHAADQVTTSNSEEGFANAMDRFVLARDASKA
- a CDS encoding bifunctional o-acetylhomoserine/o-acetylserine sulfhydrylase, with the protein product MSQWGFETQQIHAGAVADPTTGARAVPIYQTSSYVFRDTKHAAALFGLEELGNIYTRLGNPTQAVFEDRIAALEGGVGALATASGQAAETLALVNLAEGGGHIVASSSLYGGSYNLLHYTLAKLGIQTTFIANPDDLGEWESAIRPETRAFYAETIGNPKGDIIDFAGISSVAHDHGIPLVVDNTLATPFLAQPLRYGADIVVHSATKFIGGHGTSLGGVIVDGGTFDYENSGRFTNFTEPDESYHGLIYSELPEALWPARYILKARLQYMRDIGASVSPFNAFQFLLGLETLSLRMERHVSNALAVAEWLESRDEVAWVSYAGLKSSPWHERQQRYLPRGAGAIIGFGIKGSEAAGQRFIEGLELFSHLANVGDVRSLAIHPASTTHSQLTEAERLATGVSADLVRLSIGLETIDDILADLEAGFRAAKES